One window of Mangrovibacterium diazotrophicum genomic DNA carries:
- a CDS encoding carboxypeptidase-like regulatory domain-containing protein: MKNLFLTVLMVFAISVAMAGEKKDKEAVESNASATTVLSGSVIDQLTNEALVGVKVELEGTNKVVYTDFDGNYSFEDVKPGTYNLTASYVSYEKKSMEKVSVNPNKNEMIISLKSSN; encoded by the coding sequence ATGAAGAATTTATTTTTAACCGTCTTGATGGTATTTGCGATTAGCGTCGCAATGGCCGGAGAAAAAAAAGACAAAGAAGCTGTTGAATCCAACGCCAGCGCAACTACCGTATTAAGCGGTTCAGTAATCGACCAGCTAACAAACGAAGCTTTGGTTGGTGTAAAAGTTGAACTGGAAGGTACCAACAAAGTTGTTTATACCGACTTCGACGGAAATTACAGTTTCGAAGATGTAAAACCGGGAACTTATAATCTGACTGCAAGCTACGTTTCATACGAAAAGAAAAGCATGGAAAAGGTTTCGGTAAACCCGAATAAGAACGAAATGATTATTAGCTTGAAATCTTCAAACTAG
- a CDS encoding toxin-antitoxin system YwqK family antitoxin yields the protein MKKIILMIGVLFFVALGANAQEVIEKDGIYYFDSKPYTGSYIGTYDNGNTKFSLFLKNGKKDGEMRIYFQNGKLNEIRHYKKNEMDGTWITYNEDEVQVGLANYKAGKKDGEWKVWNDQGKMIYEMNYVNGEKSGTWKKFGADGQILSERTF from the coding sequence ATGAAAAAGATAATCTTAATGATCGGTGTACTTTTCTTCGTTGCTCTGGGAGCTAACGCACAAGAAGTAATTGAAAAAGATGGTATTTACTATTTCGATTCAAAACCTTATACCGGAAGTTATATTGGCACTTACGACAATGGCAACACCAAATTCAGCCTGTTTTTGAAAAATGGCAAGAAAGACGGTGAAATGCGTATTTATTTCCAAAATGGCAAACTGAACGAAATCCGCCATTATAAGAAAAATGAAATGGACGGTACCTGGATCACCTACAATGAGGATGAAGTTCAGGTCGGTTTAGCCAATTACAAAGCCGGTAAAAAAGACGGCGAGTGGAAAGTATGGAACGACCAAGGCAAAATGATCTACGAAATGAACTATGTGAATGGCGAGAAATCGGGCACATGGAAAAAATTCGGAGCCGATGGTCAAATCCTTAGCGAAAGAACGTTTTAA
- a CDS encoding TetR/AcrR family transcriptional regulator, whose product MVMNLENGVNKKDANRETILKIAQDIFSKYGYKKTTLDDIANAVRKGKSSLYYYFNSKEDLFQAVILKEVEILKRELEKVVMRNTDPVEKLREYILTKLTTFRGLANFYHALENDVTAIEFIDNIKNRYNQEEIRMIKRILIEGVRKNTFEIYDFTLAAIGITTAIKGLEMPLTAGDYGTTNLEKGVDNILKILCYGIMKRS is encoded by the coding sequence ATGGTGATGAACCTCGAAAATGGTGTAAATAAGAAAGACGCCAACCGGGAGACAATCCTGAAAATTGCTCAGGATATTTTTAGTAAGTACGGGTATAAGAAGACCACCCTGGACGATATTGCCAATGCCGTTCGGAAGGGTAAAAGTTCGCTTTATTATTATTTCAACAGCAAGGAAGATTTGTTTCAGGCGGTGATTCTGAAAGAAGTGGAGATTTTGAAACGCGAGTTGGAGAAAGTTGTGATGCGGAACACCGATCCGGTGGAGAAACTTCGGGAATATATTCTGACCAAGCTGACAACTTTCCGTGGTTTGGCGAACTTTTATCATGCACTGGAGAATGACGTTACCGCGATTGAATTCATCGATAATATCAAGAACAGATACAACCAGGAAGAGATTCGGATGATTAAACGGATCCTGATTGAAGGAGTCCGGAAAAATACCTTCGAGATCTATGATTTTACCCTGGCTGCTATCGGAATTACAACGGCTATTAAAGGGCTTGAAATGCCGCTGACAGCCGGTGACTATGGGACTACGAACCTCGAAAAAGGAGTCGACAATATTTTAAAGATACTTTGCTACGGAATCATGAAACGCAGCTAA
- the rnr gene encoding ribonuclease R, which translates to MKKRNKKNRPKSSTFNKKNLKNAILTVFYDNPQKSFNYKQLASELGVKDPEIRRLVSVVLDELSEDQTIEQVFRGKYKVTSRGGQICGRVELQPQGFGLVVSDEIDQPVLVSQRNLNHAMEGDKVRVTMYARRKKHQLEGEVTEIIERAKTTFVGTIERSRNFAFLIPVGKVGFDLFIPNDKLNGAVGGQKAVARITEWPTRAKNPFGEVIEVLGNAGENDTEMHAILAEFDLPLRFPENVLKAAERIPLDIPDEEIEKRRDMRDVTTFTIDPADAKDFDDALSVRQLKEGLWEVGVHIADVSHYVKPNTILDDEAYSRATSVYLVDRVVPMLPEKLSNGVCSLRPNEDKLCFSAVFKMNEDGEVLKEWFGRTVIHSNRRFTYEEAQEIIETGEGDLKEEILQLNTLAVKLRSKRFKEGSLAFDRIEVKFEIDEKGKPLSVFFKESKDSNKLIEEFMLLANKRVAESIGKEKGGKQARTFVYRIHDKPDPEKLENFNHFIKKFGYGIQTTSAKTISTSMNELMETVKGKSEQNVVETLAIRSMAKAEYSTRNIGHYGLGFQYYSHFTSPIRRYPDVMVHRLLERYLDGGRSANAQKFEDYCKHSSEMESRAANAERSSIKYKQVEFMKDKIGQTFPGVISGITDWGLYVELENKCEGMVPMRELDDDFYMFDEKNYCLVGNHSKRTYQLGESVWVEIMRANLEKKQLDFKLVKKPDVE; encoded by the coding sequence ATGAAGAAAAGAAATAAGAAGAATCGACCGAAGTCTTCGACTTTCAATAAAAAAAATCTCAAAAACGCCATATTAACCGTTTTCTACGATAATCCCCAAAAGAGTTTTAATTATAAGCAGTTAGCTTCGGAGTTGGGAGTGAAAGATCCCGAAATTCGCCGGCTGGTCAGCGTTGTTTTGGATGAACTGTCCGAGGATCAAACCATCGAGCAGGTATTCCGTGGCAAGTATAAAGTGACCTCGCGCGGAGGACAAATCTGCGGTCGGGTAGAGCTGCAGCCACAAGGTTTTGGGCTTGTTGTCTCCGACGAAATTGATCAGCCGGTACTCGTATCGCAACGTAACCTGAACCACGCGATGGAAGGCGATAAAGTTCGGGTGACGATGTATGCGCGACGCAAAAAGCACCAGTTGGAAGGTGAGGTCACCGAAATTATTGAACGTGCGAAAACCACATTTGTAGGGACGATAGAACGCTCGCGTAACTTCGCATTCCTCATACCGGTCGGTAAAGTTGGTTTCGACCTGTTTATACCGAACGACAAGCTGAATGGTGCTGTTGGCGGACAGAAGGCGGTTGCGCGGATCACCGAGTGGCCAACCCGGGCGAAGAATCCGTTTGGGGAGGTGATTGAAGTATTAGGAAATGCCGGCGAGAACGATACGGAAATGCACGCGATTTTGGCGGAGTTTGATTTGCCTCTCCGTTTTCCCGAAAACGTGCTGAAAGCGGCAGAACGCATTCCGCTTGATATTCCGGATGAAGAAATTGAGAAACGGCGCGATATGCGCGATGTAACGACGTTTACGATTGACCCGGCCGATGCCAAGGACTTCGATGATGCTTTGTCGGTTCGGCAGCTCAAAGAAGGTCTTTGGGAAGTTGGTGTGCACATCGCCGATGTAAGTCACTATGTAAAACCCAACACGATTTTGGACGATGAGGCGTACTCGCGGGCCACTTCGGTTTACCTGGTGGATCGGGTTGTGCCGATGTTGCCTGAGAAGCTGTCGAATGGCGTTTGCTCGCTTCGTCCTAACGAGGATAAACTCTGTTTCTCGGCTGTCTTTAAAATGAATGAGGACGGAGAAGTGTTGAAAGAATGGTTTGGGCGCACCGTTATCCATTCGAATCGCCGCTTTACCTATGAAGAGGCTCAGGAGATTATTGAGACCGGCGAAGGCGACCTGAAAGAGGAGATCTTACAACTAAATACGCTGGCGGTAAAATTGCGCAGCAAACGCTTTAAAGAAGGATCTTTGGCCTTTGATCGCATCGAGGTGAAATTCGAAATCGACGAAAAAGGAAAACCGCTTTCGGTATTCTTCAAGGAGTCGAAAGACAGTAACAAGTTGATTGAAGAGTTTATGCTACTTGCCAATAAACGAGTAGCTGAGTCGATCGGGAAAGAGAAAGGTGGCAAGCAAGCCCGAACCTTTGTCTACAGGATTCACGACAAACCCGATCCTGAAAAGCTGGAGAACTTTAACCACTTCATCAAGAAATTCGGTTACGGTATTCAGACAACCTCTGCCAAAACCATTTCAACATCGATGAACGAATTGATGGAAACGGTGAAGGGTAAGAGTGAGCAGAATGTGGTGGAAACACTCGCCATTCGCTCAATGGCCAAAGCTGAATATTCGACCCGGAATATTGGACATTACGGGCTGGGATTTCAGTATTACAGCCACTTTACATCGCCCATCCGGCGTTACCCCGATGTGATGGTGCACCGCCTGCTGGAACGCTATTTGGATGGCGGACGATCGGCAAATGCGCAGAAATTTGAAGACTACTGCAAGCACTCGTCGGAGATGGAAAGCCGTGCAGCCAATGCCGAACGGAGCTCCATCAAGTACAAACAGGTTGAGTTTATGAAGGACAAAATAGGGCAGACCTTCCCGGGCGTCATTTCGGGAATTACCGACTGGGGACTCTACGTTGAGCTGGAAAATAAGTGCGAAGGCATGGTGCCTATGCGCGAACTCGACGACGACTTCTACATGTTTGATGAGAAGAATTATTGTTTGGTTGGTAATCACAGTAAGCGCACTTACCAATTAGGTGAGTCGGTTTGGGTCGAAATTATGCGGGCGAATCTGGAGAAAAAGCAGCTTGATTTTAAGCTTGTTAAAAAGCCAGATGTTGAGTAG